The Sphingobacteriales bacterium genome includes a window with the following:
- the rplV gene encoding 50S ribosomal protein L22 codes for MKTTAHLKNVPYSPQKMRLVADLIRGKSVEDALNILKYQSRKAYATVLEKLLISAIHNYRNINEDSRIEESELFISKLMIDNGSMLKRLRPAPQGRGYRVRKRSHHITLEIQSYNENDYTIEEQNENIDENIQENIAE; via the coding sequence TATTCACCTCAGAAAATGAGGTTAGTGGCTGATTTAATCCGTGGAAAAAGTGTAGAAGATGCTTTGAATATTCTTAAATATCAAAGCAGGAAAGCCTATGCAACGGTGCTGGAAAAACTGCTGATTTCAGCTATTCATAACTACAGAAATATTAATGAAGACAGCAGGATTGAAGAAAGCGAACTTTTCATTTCCAAACTGATGATTGACAATGGAAGCATGCTGAAACGTTTACGTCCTGCTCCTCAGGGAAGGGGCTACCGTGTCAGGAAACGCTCTCATCATATCACACTCGAAATTCAGTCTTATAATGAAAATGATTATACGATTGAAGAACAAAATGAAAATATTGACGAAAACATTCAGGAAAATATAGCAGAATAA
- the rpsC gene encoding 30S ribosomal protein S3 yields the protein MGQKVNPIALRLGFIRGWESNWYGEKDFAAKLMEDHQIRQYVNARLSKGGIARIVIERTLKRITVTIHTSRPGLVIGKGGNEVDKLKEELKKLTNKDVQINIYEIRRPELEAQLVAENIASQIRARMSYRRAMKMAVASTMRVGAQGIKIKCSGRLGGAEMARTEEYKEGRIPLHTFRSDIDYAHVDSQTIYGTIGVKVWICKGEVFGRRDLSMNFGVSTDKTRKAPKRLGQRKRK from the coding sequence ATGGGACAAAAAGTAAATCCGATAGCATTACGACTTGGTTTTATCAGGGGATGGGAATCAAACTGGTATGGCGAAAAAGATTTTGCCGCAAAACTTATGGAAGACCATCAGATCAGACAATATGTCAATGCACGTTTGTCGAAGGGTGGTATTGCCAGAATAGTAATTGAAAGAACATTAAAAAGAATTACTGTAACCATTCATACCTCCCGTCCGGGACTGGTCATCGGAAAGGGTGGCAACGAAGTTGATAAACTCAAGGAAGAATTAAAAAAGCTTACAAATAAAGACGTACAGATCAATATTTACGAAATAAGAAGACCGGAGCTTGAAGCCCAGCTGGTAGCAGAAAATATTGCTTCACAAATCAGGGCAAGGATGAGCTACAGAAGAGCCATGAAAATGGCAGTGGCTTCAACCATGAGAGTCGGAGCGCAGGGAATAAAAATTAAATGTTCGGGAAGATTGGGGGGCGCTGAAATGGCAAGGACTGAAGAATATAAAGAAGGACGTATTCCTCTTCATACTTTCAGATCCGACATTGACTATGCCCATGTCGATTCGCAGACCATCTACGGAACAATAGGTGTAAAAGTATGGATATGCAAAGGAGAGGTTTTCGGAAGAAGAGACCTTTCAATGAACTTTGGCGTTTCGACAGATAAGACGAGAAAAGCTCCCAAAAGATTAGGACAGAGAAAAAGAAAGTAA
- the rplP gene encoding 50S ribosomal protein L16: protein MLQPKKSKFRKVQKGRIKGVAIKGAEIAYGSFGLKGLEPARITSNQIEAARIAINRYLKREGKMWIRLFPDKPITKKPAEVRMGKGKGNPEYWVAVCKPGKIIFEIEGVSYQLAKRALELGAQKLPLATKVVVRKDYVEENV, encoded by the coding sequence ATGTTACAGCCAAAAAAATCAAAATTCAGAAAGGTACAGAAAGGCAGGATAAAAGGCGTTGCCATCAAAGGTGCTGAAATAGCATACGGCAGCTTTGGATTAAAAGGACTTGAGCCGGCACGTATCACTTCAAATCAGATTGAAGCAGCCCGTATTGCCATCAACCGTTATCTGAAAAGAGAAGGGAAAATGTGGATACGCCTGTTCCCCGACAAGCCAATTACCAAAAAACCTGCTGAAGTCAGGATGGGAAAAGGAAAAGGAAATCCTGAGTATTGGGTAGCTGTATGCAAGCCTGGGAAAATAATTTTTGAGATAGAAGGCGTTTCTTACCAACTGGCTAAAAGAGCGCTCGAACTGGGTGCACAAAAACTGCCCCTTGCTACTAAAGTAGTAGTCAGAAAAGATTATGTAGAAGAAAACGTATAA
- the rpmC gene encoding 50S ribosomal protein L29, with amino-acid sequence MKYKEIQDLTNKELKDLIEEEQIRYVKMKLTHKISPLDNPMKIRETRRKIARLKTELRIRQLNENK; translated from the coding sequence ATGAAATACAAGGAAATACAGGATCTGACCAATAAGGAATTAAAAGACCTGATAGAAGAAGAACAGATTCGCTATGTAAAAATGAAGCTGACACATAAAATTTCTCCTCTTGACAATCCGATGAAAATCAGGGAAACAAGAAGAAAAATAGCCAGACTGAAGACAGAATTGAGAATCCGGCAATTAAATGAAAATAAATAA
- the rpsQ gene encoding 30S ribosomal protein S17, with protein sequence MEQALVERNSRKVVTGKVVSNKADKTVIVAVERRVIHPKYKKTIRKTSRYMAHDEDNECGIGDFVMLMETRPLSKRKRWRLVKIVEKAK encoded by the coding sequence ATGGAACAAGCATTAGTTGAAAGGAACAGCAGAAAGGTTGTAACAGGAAAGGTTGTTAGCAACAAAGCCGACAAAACCGTTATCGTTGCAGTTGAAAGACGCGTAATACATCCGAAATATAAAAAGACCATCAGGAAAACATCCCGCTACATGGCACACGATGAAGACAATGAATGCGGAATTGGAGACTTTGTCATGCTGATGGAAACCCGGCCTTTAAGCAAGAGAAAAAGATGGCGTTTGGTAAAAATAGTAGAAAAAGCCAAGTAA
- the rplN gene encoding 50S ribosomal protein L14: MIQKETRLNVADNSGAKEVLCINVLGGTRRRYARVGDLITVTVKSAIPTSNIKKGTVSLAVVVRTRKEHRRKDGSYIRFDDNACVLLNNAKEPVATRIFGPVARELRDKQFMKIVSLAPEVV; the protein is encoded by the coding sequence ATGATACAGAAAGAAACCAGATTAAATGTCGCTGACAATAGTGGTGCAAAAGAAGTTCTTTGCATCAATGTGTTAGGAGGAACACGCAGAAGATATGCAAGAGTGGGCGATTTAATTACCGTTACTGTTAAATCAGCAATTCCCACCAGCAACATTAAAAAAGGTACGGTATCTTTAGCTGTTGTGGTCAGAACAAGAAAAGAACACAGGAGAAAAGACGGAAGCTACATCAGGTTTGACGACAATGCCTGTGTGTTGCTCAACAATGCTAAAGAGCCGGTTGCTACCAGGATTTTTGGCCCGGTTGCCAGAGAGTTGCGTGACAAACAATTCATGAAAATAGTTTCATTAGCCCCTGAAGTTGTATAA
- the rplX gene encoding 50S ribosomal protein L24, whose translation MKKDRIDYKPKIKKGDTVMVISGNYKGKTGRVLEVIYKEERAIVEGINIISKHTKPNQKNTEGGIIKKEAPIHLSKLMVVDPKTNQPTRVGRKLNEKNILVRYSKKSGEVIDK comes from the coding sequence ATGAAAAAGGATAGAATAGATTACAAGCCGAAGATTAAAAAAGGTGATACCGTAATGGTCATCTCAGGCAACTACAAAGGTAAAACAGGCAGAGTACTTGAAGTAATTTACAAGGAAGAAAGAGCCATTGTTGAGGGGATCAACATTATTTCCAAACATACAAAACCAAATCAGAAAAATACTGAAGGTGGCATTATCAAAAAGGAAGCCCCGATACATTTATCAAAACTCATGGTGGTCGATCCGAAAACCAATCAACCAACACGGGTTGGCAGAAAGTTGAACGAAAAAAATATTTTGGTCAGGTATTCAAAAAAATCAGGGGAGGTAATTGACAAATGA
- the rplE gene encoding 50S ribosomal protein L5 — protein sequence MNYIPNYKKKYLEEVIPVLKEKLGYKNTIQVPKLEKISINQGVNGAVADKKLVDKAVEELTLIAGQKAVPTYARKSISNFKLRQGMPIGVKVTLRGDRMWEFLERLICIALPRVRDFRGINDAGFDGRGNYTFGITEQIIFPEIDLDKVSKINGLDITFVTSAKTDKEAYVLLSELGLPFKNKNQE from the coding sequence ATGAACTACATACCTAACTATAAAAAGAAGTATTTAGAGGAAGTTATTCCGGTATTAAAGGAAAAGCTGGGCTATAAAAACACTATTCAGGTGCCTAAGCTGGAAAAAATTTCCATTAATCAGGGTGTAAATGGTGCTGTGGCAGATAAAAAACTGGTTGACAAGGCAGTGGAAGAGTTGACTCTGATTGCCGGTCAAAAAGCAGTTCCAACTTATGCCAGAAAATCTATCTCAAACTTCAAACTTCGTCAGGGAATGCCTATAGGTGTTAAAGTTACGCTCAGGGGCGACCGCATGTGGGAATTTCTTGAACGTCTGATTTGCATTGCCTTACCTCGTGTACGCGACTTCAGGGGAATAAACGATGCAGGCTTCGATGGAAGAGGAAATTATACGTTTGGCATTACTGAACAAATCATTTTCCCCGAAATTGACCTCGACAAAGTGTCAAAAATCAACGGACTCGACATCACCTTTGTTACCTCTGCAAAAACAGACAAAGAAGCTTATGTATTACT